In Gadus morhua chromosome 2, gadMor3.0, whole genome shotgun sequence, the DNA window ATAGTCCCGCCGGGCCGGTCACCGCAGAGTCCAACCCTGCAGGGTgcaagcaggagaaggagcaggacgCGGTGAACACCGCCACCAACCCAGAgccgccccctccctcacccaagGTGAAGGCGGAGGAGCTCGCAGCCGAGCCCGGCCGGCCCCCTCCCGTACCGGAGAAGGGGCCCAAGCAGGAGGCCGCCGACGCCCACTCGGGCCCGAAGATCCCCACCGGCCCCTTCTTCCCGGTGCTGAGCAAAGACGAGAGCACCACCCTGCAGTGGCCGTCGGAGCTGCTGGAGTTCACCAAGGCACTGCCCTCCCTGTCCTACAGCTGCAACCCGCTTTATTTTGACTTCAAGCTTTCCCGGAACAAAGGAGCGCGTGGTGGGAAAGCTGCGAAGTCCGCAAAACCATGCGAGGAGGCGGCGGTGAAGGGGGCCGAGGCGGCGCCCCCCACCGCCGACGGGGAGGCGACGCCGGCCCGCCCGGGGCCCAGCGCGGACAAGGAGCAACCCGCGGCGAAGGGGGACGACGGCGCGCGGGCGGAGGGTGACGAGCCGGCCACGGCGGTCGACGGCAGTGCCGccgccaagaagaagaagaaaaagaagaagcacAAGAAATCCGGCAAGCATTCCAAACACAAGGAGAAGGGCACGGCGGAGGACGGGGCGGCGGAGGCCGACGTCGCCGGGCAGAaacccaagaagaagaagaaacacaaaCGGAAGAAGAGCCGCAAcaaggtggaggacaaggaggaggacgCGGCGGCCAAGGACAAGGAGCCCAAGCCCAAAGCGGAGGACAAGGTGGTCGCCTCCTCTGTCCCCCCGCCGCTCGCCACAGCAGTCCCCGCCGGCCCCTCCGGGACGGAGCCCGGCAAGAGGAAGCGTCCCGCCAAGGAGGCCCCCGCGAAGCCGTCcgcagcggaggaggaggacggctcCGGCAAGGCCCCCGACGCCAAGGCCGGCGGCCCCGAGGAGCACAACGGCACCAAGAGGCAGAAGACGgaccccgccgcccccccgagCACCTCGTGTGCGGCGGCGGCCCAGAAGAGCACGGGCCCCGGGCGGCCCCCCAGCAGCGAGAGCGAGGACGAGGGCGGCGCCAAGCGGCCCCGCCACCACCGCTCCAGCCCCCGGGAGCAGCGGCCCCACCGCAGCCAGGACTCGGGCCGCTCCCGCAGCCGCTCCTCCCGGCGGGACGGGGAGCGGCGGAGcggagggggcggcggcggcgggggccggCGGCGCCCGCACGGCCAGGCGTCCCGCAGCCGCTCCTACTCCAGCAGCTCGGACCGCAGCTCGGCGGCCAGCAGCGGCTACAGCCACCGCAGCCGCAGCTACTCGGACAGCTACAGCGGCTACAGCACgggcggccgccgccgccgccgccggcgctcCAAGCGCTCGTCGGACTCGGAGTACGAgcgccgcggcggcggcggcggccaccgGCGCTCCCGCCGGCGCCACTACTCCACCTCGTCCTCGGACGACTCGCGCTCGCGCTCCCGCAGCCACGGCGCCCGCCggaagaggcggggccggcCGCGGGCCAAGCGCAGCAGCTCGCGCAGCTCCAGCAGccggagccgcagcagcagcagcagcgcccgCTCCTGGCGCCGCAGCTACAGCCGCAGCCGCAGCTCGGCCAGCCGCTCCTCGGGCTTCTCCGCCAAGGCCTCGCCGCGGCGCGGCGGGGCCCGGAGCCGCGCCCAGAGTGCCGAGCGCCGCCGCGACTTCAACCGCTCGCGCATCTACCGCTCGCAGTCGCCCCGCTCGGCGCGCGCGGCCGGCCGCAGCGGGCACGCGCCGTCGGCCTCGCAGGGCCCCCACCGCACGGGGCCGTCCCGGGACGCCGGGGACCAGAGGAACTCCCTCACGGCCCGGCAGCTCCTGGAGAAGGTGCAGTCCAAGAGGGGCGGCGACGACCCCCCCGCGGGGAGCAAGGCCGGCGGGAAGATCAAGGACCCCCCGCAGGGCTACTTCGGTCCCAAGCTGCCCCCCTCGGCAGGGGGCAAAGCCATGCTGCCCCTGTTCGGCAAGCTCCAGTCGGGGAAGAGGCCCGccatcatccccctcatcaggCCCGGCGACGCCGACAAGCCGCCGGGGGCGAAGGCCCcggaggccgagagagaggtCATACTGGTGGAGCCCATCAGGGAgttcccccctccgcccccaccGCCCGCAGCCCCCGTAAAGAAGGCGGAGGTCCCCGTGAGCTCTGCGGTGGCGCCGGAGGAGACGCCGCGGCCCTGCGCcgacccccagctcctcctcgacGCCCAGCCCGCGTTCGAGCAGGAGGCCATCCCGCTGATGGCGCACTACCCGGGGGAGCCGGGCCAGGACATGCCCCAGGGCGCCATGCTGGAGCCGCTCCTGGCCGACAtgccgccgccgcagcagcagcagcaccccccGATGCAGCACGGCTACCCCTCCTACCCTCCCCCCAGCCTGGAGGACGAGTGCATGGACCCCGAGGAGGACGGCCTGGCCCCCCTGGAGAGCCAGCCCATCACCTTCACCCCCGAGGAGATGGAGAAGTACGGCAAGCTGCAGCAGGCGGCGCAGCAGCACATCCAGCAGCAGCTGATGGCCAAGCAGGTCAAGACGTTCCCCTCggcggcggccgcggcggcggcggctgcggcggcggcggcggccagcctgcagccgcagccgcagcaGATGCAGCAGATCCACATCCAGCAGCCGGCCGTGTCGATGGCCTCggccacctccatcaccacggtGCAGCACGCCATACTGCAGCACCACGCCGCCGCCATGGGGCTCCACCCCGCGCACGCCCACCACGCCCACCACGCCCACCACGCTCACCCCGCCCACCCCCAGCTGGCCCAGGTGCACCACAtcccccagcaccacctcaCACCCATCTCCCTGTCCCACCTGGGCCACTCTCTGGGCCACTCCCTGCAGCACTCCCTGGGTCACACCCTGGGACACTCTCTGGGACACTCGATAGGGCACGGCCTGATCCCCGCCCACCACACCGCCTTCCTCTCCGGCCAGCCCATACACATCATCCCCGCCTCGGCGCTCCACCACACGCCCATGGCCCTGCACCACATGCCCCACGCCGCCCTCTACCCCACCCTCTTCGCCCCCCGGGCCTCGCAGGCCGCGGCAGCTGCcgccctccagctccacccTCTACTCCACCCGATATTCTCAGGGCAGGACCTACAACACCCTCCAAACCACGGCTCGTGAGGAAAGAGGTGACGGTGGATTTTGGGTGGGGGAGATGAAATGTAGGTAACGCACCTgacgagggtgggggggagggggggggaaaggagggaTTGAGCTGAGAGgtccggggtgggggggacccCCTCCGATGTGAGGGTGGCGGCCCACCGGCGGCTGGTGCTCGGTACAAACCACCACCTGGATCGAGGTGCACTGCGCAGCCAGACAGCGGTTTACGCATCGTTAAAAAGGGTCAAAATGAACACTATTACATGCTTCTGGCTGCAAAGATCATTTCTATTCACGGTAATGGCAACACTTTACCCGTTATGTTTTTACACTGGGTGCTCTAAACGTGGACTCTAGGGTATATTTGGACAAGCTTGTTTATTAATGTTGAAACATACGTGAAAGGAACCACTGGagtatttcgttttttttcctcaaaccgTTAAAAGGATGATTGTCGTTTTACAATGCTGTTAACCATTTCCTACAGCCCAAAATAAGAGTGGCCCGCAATGGCTGAGGCGATTCAGCAGAATCATGTTGTAGGAAAAGATTGAGATCAGCACAAAGCGTAGGAAGACTGGGAAGATGCCGCTTCTGTAATGTACCCCGATGTCTCTAGCGAGCCGTGACTTAGCGTCTACTGGATATTGAGTTATGTTGCAGCAAGTCAACCTGGTTTATATATTGGGCCACCCGGAGGGGCTGTCTAGCTAAATAACAATTGCTAAAAGTTAAGTTGTAAATAAAATCGGTGtgtaatgtgaaaaaaaaagaaaatcccaCCAATATGACGCCCGTAATAACTTTTATGCAGTGGTGCCCATGTTGGTCTGAGTTGTCACATGAATGAGtaattgtttttcattttttttctgaattaatTGAGGAAATAACTTTTCTAGGTAGTCCCCCTACCACCCTGGTTGCTGGGAGATGAAGGTCCTTTTCCCAGGGCCAATAGGAGGCGATGGTGGTTggggaaggggcggggggggggacacctGACTTGCACTGACATCTGTACGTCAAGATGCTCCTTTTTGCATCATGTAACAATGATTGTAGTATActgcaataattgtatttttcttgtttttaagttattttccaaaaatGCTCTTTAAAAGATAAAAAGGCTCAATTTAGCTTTTTGTGTAATTTTGTAAATACAATTGCTGCATTTAAAACATTAACATTCTAGGGAGTAGGAGCTACTATTGGAAAGGCAGGGTGATAAACAACATTGAAGAATGGACACATGCATGTGTAATTTATTGAGGTATTTTCCAAACTCTTTGCTAAGGCCGGCGATGTCGAAGGATACCGATTTGTAAAACAGTAGCgaggttttgtttttttaatcttacGCTTGTGCAAATAAAATCTTTTTTGAGTTTCgttgtttgtatgtttctaTAGTTTGCCAACCGCAAAACTTCATACAAAAAAGATCAAAACTAAAGCGTAAACAAGCAATAGCACAAGTGTGTCACAGGTAATTCTCCCAATTGAACGCACAAAGGGTTGATTTAAAACAAATCTCTAGGTGGCGCCAGAAAGCCAGGTTTCACATGGTATGAAGTAAAGTGGCAAGTTTTTTGTAGTCTAGTGGTGAGCTGCCTTTAGCAAATGTAGATTTGTTGAATGGCAGTTGTGCATTTTTCTAAAATCATGTTTACAACAATCACAGGTACACTAATTCTTTATTCAAATAACCGCTAAAACACTGACTCAGTGAGATTGGACCCAAATGTGAATCCTACGGTTACTAAGTATCAACAACAGTATTGTATTAGGTGACAAAAGGTCCCTGTACCCAGCATAGTTTGACTGGTCCATCGTAATCCTCATTGATCAAACATTTTGAAATTGGGAGACCTATTTTAAGTATGATCACTTTAAAAGCATTCCCCCAAAGTCCTGTTTCTCCAGTTCCATCGTCGGTGGCACAAGTATTAAAAAGACAACAGAATGGATGCTTGATAAGATATTAAAAGATAAGACGGCAAACAGAAAGAAATACTCTACATCTAAATCTGTTGGATTTCAGGTTCAGGTTGAGCTAAATATTATGGCTAAATCAACCATGGATGTCATTGACCCAAAGTTAAATCAACGTCCTCTTTTGGGGTGAAATTAAATACTTGATGCAATACCTAAGCTGTCTTACAATATCACCAACTACTAAGAGTCAACATTGAATACCGATACCACAAtcattgaaaaaagaaaaacgtggTGATTTTGATCCTTGTCCACAGAAAACACCATCAAACGGTGCTTCCATCTTTGTTTCTTCACATATCAGGAGGGCTGTGGTGCAAACCTGTCCCCAGAAATAACCCAAGCGTCTCAAACGCCTCCCCTTCGGAGTGTGGCTGTGTGCTCAGCCGAGGTATCTGATGACCAGGAAGATGATGACACAGGTGAGCAACATGCCTCCGATCATGATGAGCTTATCCTGCGTGGCCCTCCTCTCGATCAGCCTCATCACCGTGTTGGACAGCCCCAGCATGTTGGCCACGTCCAGCATCTTCTTATGGGTGCCCTGTGTGGCGCATTGGGACGGTTTGACAGTTAAAAGCCTGGACAGTACTAGTTAAACCAATGCATTATAATTACCGATAGCAATTTTGTcaagacgcttttgtccaaagtgaAAGGAGACCTGTAATTAATGAGCCAGTAGGTGCTCGGGTATATCTTGCTCAAAGATGCCCACAGGCCAGGCTGTGGAAGGTGAACGTCAAACCCAGTACCCGACAGCTGGGAGTCAACCACTAGAGTCTAGAAACAATAATAACCTGCGCACAAAGATATATTAACAGTTAACTTCTAGAAAAgaccctccctttctctctgcccaGCTTTGGCTACTTGATGTGGGGAAATGcagtctctttttttttcccacgGCCTCCAGGCCAGACCATATGACCAGCCAGGTCAGGCGGGCTGATCACCGAGGCAACACCCTGATAAGAGAGGGACCGACTCAAAGCCAGGAAGAGCTTGTCCTCCCTGCAGAACACAGACTCACCCTGATGGGcacacttaggcccaatcccatttctaccccttccccctcccccttgttttgaaggggtaagggtaaggggtagaaatgggattgggcctcaggcccaatcccatttctacgccttacgccttcccctaacgccttccccttaccccttcaaaacaaggggaagggtaaggggaaggggtaaggggtagaaatgggattgggccgtCGAGAGCCCCTATCGTGATCACGATAGACACAATAACgtcaaccgtgtgtgtgtgtgtgtgtgtgtgtcagagatcgtgtacgtgtgtgcgtgattgcaCATCCAAAACACACAAGACATACACACCTTGAGTGTGCCTCTCTGATCTCGGAGGCCATTGAGGATACTTGAGCCGCTGCCCAGAAGGTCGTCCATGCCTTGATGGGCGTTGTGCAAGTTGGAGTTCATCTGTAGCGTCTCGTCCATAGGGATGGAGGTATCTGCGTCCTGCAACGATGACAACAGACGTTTTGTTCCATAACAATTCCTTCGGTCTGTGCCAGCAGCAGGCTGGGTTCATACACGTCCCGTTTGTTTCGGATCATGTCATTCAGACTCACGTTAGTGGTGAAGGTGCGACTCATgagctcctccctctctcga includes these proteins:
- the gosr2 gene encoding Golgi SNAP receptor complex member 2, with the protein product METLYHQTNKEIHEVQSYMGGLEKTDRESVHLLENDIQARVDRIFTHVERLEILASKEPPNRRQNAKLRADQLKYDIQHLQTGLRNFQHRRYQRDAQDREREELMSRTFTTNDADTSIPMDETLQMNSNLHNAHQGMDDLLGSGSSILNGLRDQRGTLKGTHKKMLDVANMLGLSNTVMRLIERRATQDKLIMIGGMLLTCVIIFLVIRYLG
- the gpatch8 gene encoding G patch domain-containing protein 8 isoform X1; the protein is MADRFSRFNEERDFQGGNSFDQYEEGQLELEQASLDKPIESDNIGHRLLEKHGWKSGQGLGKTMQGRTDPVPITLKQDVMGMGRMEMELDYAEDATEKRRVLEVEKEDTEELRQKYKDQVEKEKAIAKALEELRANFYCELCDKQYTKHQEFDNHINSYDHAHKQRLKELKQREFARNVSSRSRKGGKKHEKMLRRLHELAEQRKQQDRTPGSGPMFKPTTVEVDGESMEDGDSPPAETPFAPVECPPVEAAPPAPAEPSARQASPQPPAAAAPAVSFSLGKRSASSPPSAAAASKVSVSFSFAKKAPVKLVTAAVVFSDHGEEAAEDEDEDGDSQQGDKAGAQEEAASTSGTDSPKGGTGDGGGGEGGGGGGANEGPEAAAAATGPEAATEEEASQPQDDGAALAATLNKLKMMMRREEGYAGQEPQYYHYTPPTHCRVKPRFQFLLFMRATDQCELKAGDYEEGEKEEAAAEEQGPEEKKKKKKKETVKDSPAGPVTAESNPAGCKQEKEQDAVNTATNPEPPPPSPKVKAEELAAEPGRPPPVPEKGPKQEAADAHSGPKIPTGPFFPVLSKDESTTLQWPSELLEFTKALPSLSYSCNPLYFDFKLSRNKGARGGKAAKSAKPCEEAAVKGAEAAPPTADGEATPARPGPSADKEQPAAKGDDGARAEGDEPATAVDGSAAAKKKKKKKKHKKSGKHSKHKEKGTAEDGAAEADVAGQKPKKKKKHKRKKSRNKVEDKEEDAAAKDKEPKPKAEDKVVASSVPPPLATAVPAGPSGTEPGKRKRPAKEAPAKPSAAEEEDGSGKAPDAKAGGPEEHNGTKRQKTDPAAPPSTSCAAAAQKSTGPGRPPSSESEDEGGAKRPRHHRSSPREQRPHRSQDSGRSRSRSSRRDGERRSGGGGGGGGRRRPHGQASRSRSYSSSSDRSSAASSGYSHRSRSYSDSYSGYSTGGRRRRRRRSKRSSDSEYERRGGGGGHRRSRRRHYSTSSSDDSRSRSRSHGARRKRRGRPRAKRSSSRSSSSRSRSSSSSARSWRRSYSRSRSSASRSSGFSAKASPRRGGARSRAQSAERRRDFNRSRIYRSQSPRSARAAGRSGHAPSASQGPHRTGPSRDAGDQRNSLTARQLLEKVQSKRGGDDPPAGSKAGGKIKDPPQGYFGPKLPPSAGGKAMLPLFGKLQSGKRPAIIPLIRPGDADKPPGAKAPEAEREVILVEPIREFPPPPPPPAAPVKKAEVPVSSAVAPEETPRPCADPQLLLDAQPAFEQEAIPLMAHYPGEPGQDMPQGAMLEPLLADMPPPQQQQHPPMQHGYPSYPPPSLEDECMDPEEDGLAPLESQPITFTPEEMEKYGKLQQAAQQHIQQQLMAKQVKTFPSAAAAAAAAAAAAAASLQPQPQQMQQIHIQQPAVSMASATSITTVQHAILQHHAAAMGLHPAHAHHAHHAHHAHPAHPQLAQVHHIPQHHLTPISLSHLGHSLGHSLQHSLGHTLGHSLGHSIGHGLIPAHHTAFLSGQPIHIIPASALHHTPMALHHMPHAALYPTLFAPRASQAAAAAALQLHPLLHPIFSGQDLQHPPNHGS
- the gpatch8 gene encoding G patch domain-containing protein 8 isoform X2, which produces MQGRTDPVPITLKQDVMGMGRMEMELDYAEDATEKRRVLEVEKEDTEELRQKYKDQVEKEKAIAKALEELRANFYCELCDKQYTKHQEFDNHINSYDHAHKQRLKELKQREFARNVSSRSRKGGKKHEKMLRRLHELAEQRKQQDRTPGSGPMFKPTTVEVDGESMEDGDSPPAETPFAPVECPPVEAAPPAPAEPSARQASPQPPAAAAPAVSFSLGKRSASSPPSAAAASKVSVSFSFAKKAPVKLVTAAVVFSDHGEEAAEDEDEDGDSQQGDKAGAQEEAASTSGTDSPKGGTGDGGGGEGGGGGGANEGPEAAAAATGPEAATEEEASQPQDDGAALAATLNKLKMMMRREEGYAGQEPQYYHYTPPTHCRVKPRFQFLLFMRATDQCELKAGDYEEGEKEEAAAEEQGPEEKKKKKKKETVKDSPAGPVTAESNPAGCKQEKEQDAVNTATNPEPPPPSPKVKAEELAAEPGRPPPVPEKGPKQEAADAHSGPKIPTGPFFPVLSKDESTTLQWPSELLEFTKALPSLSYSCNPLYFDFKLSRNKGARGGKAAKSAKPCEEAAVKGAEAAPPTADGEATPARPGPSADKEQPAAKGDDGARAEGDEPATAVDGSAAAKKKKKKKKHKKSGKHSKHKEKGTAEDGAAEADVAGQKPKKKKKHKRKKSRNKVEDKEEDAAAKDKEPKPKAEDKVVASSVPPPLATAVPAGPSGTEPGKRKRPAKEAPAKPSAAEEEDGSGKAPDAKAGGPEEHNGTKRQKTDPAAPPSTSCAAAAQKSTGPGRPPSSESEDEGGAKRPRHHRSSPREQRPHRSQDSGRSRSRSSRRDGERRSGGGGGGGGRRRPHGQASRSRSYSSSSDRSSAASSGYSHRSRSYSDSYSGYSTGGRRRRRRRSKRSSDSEYERRGGGGGHRRSRRRHYSTSSSDDSRSRSRSHGARRKRRGRPRAKRSSSRSSSSRSRSSSSSARSWRRSYSRSRSSASRSSGFSAKASPRRGGARSRAQSAERRRDFNRSRIYRSQSPRSARAAGRSGHAPSASQGPHRTGPSRDAGDQRNSLTARQLLEKVQSKRGGDDPPAGSKAGGKIKDPPQGYFGPKLPPSAGGKAMLPLFGKLQSGKRPAIIPLIRPGDADKPPGAKAPEAEREVILVEPIREFPPPPPPPAAPVKKAEVPVSSAVAPEETPRPCADPQLLLDAQPAFEQEAIPLMAHYPGEPGQDMPQGAMLEPLLADMPPPQQQQHPPMQHGYPSYPPPSLEDECMDPEEDGLAPLESQPITFTPEEMEKYGKLQQAAQQHIQQQLMAKQVKTFPSAAAAAAAAAAAAAASLQPQPQQMQQIHIQQPAVSMASATSITTVQHAILQHHAAAMGLHPAHAHHAHHAHHAHPAHPQLAQVHHIPQHHLTPISLSHLGHSLGHSLQHSLGHTLGHSLGHSIGHGLIPAHHTAFLSGQPIHIIPASALHHTPMALHHMPHAALYPTLFAPRASQAAAAAALQLHPLLHPIFSGQDLQHPPNHGS
- the gpatch8 gene encoding G patch domain-containing protein 8 isoform X3, coding for MGMGRMEMELDYAEDATEKRRVLEVEKEDTEELRQKYKDQVEKEKAIAKALEELRANFYCELCDKQYTKHQEFDNHINSYDHAHKQRLKELKQREFARNVSSRSRKGGKKHEKMLRRLHELAEQRKQQDRTPGSGPMFKPTTVEVDGESMEDGDSPPAETPFAPVECPPVEAAPPAPAEPSARQASPQPPAAAAPAVSFSLGKRSASSPPSAAAASKVSVSFSFAKKAPVKLVTAAVVFSDHGEEAAEDEDEDGDSQQGDKAGAQEEAASTSGTDSPKGGTGDGGGGEGGGGGGANEGPEAAAAATGPEAATEEEASQPQDDGAALAATLNKLKMMMRREEGYAGQEPQYYHYTPPTHCRVKPRFQFLLFMRATDQCELKAGDYEEGEKEEAAAEEQGPEEKKKKKKKETVKDSPAGPVTAESNPAGCKQEKEQDAVNTATNPEPPPPSPKVKAEELAAEPGRPPPVPEKGPKQEAADAHSGPKIPTGPFFPVLSKDESTTLQWPSELLEFTKALPSLSYSCNPLYFDFKLSRNKGARGGKAAKSAKPCEEAAVKGAEAAPPTADGEATPARPGPSADKEQPAAKGDDGARAEGDEPATAVDGSAAAKKKKKKKKHKKSGKHSKHKEKGTAEDGAAEADVAGQKPKKKKKHKRKKSRNKVEDKEEDAAAKDKEPKPKAEDKVVASSVPPPLATAVPAGPSGTEPGKRKRPAKEAPAKPSAAEEEDGSGKAPDAKAGGPEEHNGTKRQKTDPAAPPSTSCAAAAQKSTGPGRPPSSESEDEGGAKRPRHHRSSPREQRPHRSQDSGRSRSRSSRRDGERRSGGGGGGGGRRRPHGQASRSRSYSSSSDRSSAASSGYSHRSRSYSDSYSGYSTGGRRRRRRRSKRSSDSEYERRGGGGGHRRSRRRHYSTSSSDDSRSRSRSHGARRKRRGRPRAKRSSSRSSSSRSRSSSSSARSWRRSYSRSRSSASRSSGFSAKASPRRGGARSRAQSAERRRDFNRSRIYRSQSPRSARAAGRSGHAPSASQGPHRTGPSRDAGDQRNSLTARQLLEKVQSKRGGDDPPAGSKAGGKIKDPPQGYFGPKLPPSAGGKAMLPLFGKLQSGKRPAIIPLIRPGDADKPPGAKAPEAEREVILVEPIREFPPPPPPPAAPVKKAEVPVSSAVAPEETPRPCADPQLLLDAQPAFEQEAIPLMAHYPGEPGQDMPQGAMLEPLLADMPPPQQQQHPPMQHGYPSYPPPSLEDECMDPEEDGLAPLESQPITFTPEEMEKYGKLQQAAQQHIQQQLMAKQVKTFPSAAAAAAAAAAAAAASLQPQPQQMQQIHIQQPAVSMASATSITTVQHAILQHHAAAMGLHPAHAHHAHHAHHAHPAHPQLAQVHHIPQHHLTPISLSHLGHSLGHSLQHSLGHTLGHSLGHSIGHGLIPAHHTAFLSGQPIHIIPASALHHTPMALHHMPHAALYPTLFAPRASQAAAAAALQLHPLLHPIFSGQDLQHPPNHGS